Proteins encoded in a region of the Rutidosis leptorrhynchoides isolate AG116_Rl617_1_P2 chromosome 9, CSIRO_AGI_Rlap_v1, whole genome shotgun sequence genome:
- the LOC139868259 gene encoding uncharacterized protein, translated as MDLEDELVLMLIICWYWMINNLQRIERIRDNTSALSGHAYTQELLTGSNTQCHEMMRLSRDAYVLLCNHFKQKNWLTSSRTISVEEKMAMFLITLGHNESSRAIKRRFQHSTQTIHKCFHEVRRAMMKFAREIIVPTSSEATTNMSQRNRNLREKLPGAVGALDGTLIHAVVPHNQQTRYRGRGKGECYQNVLGICDFDMIFTFVWAGWEGIAHDARVLTEVAYNPTSGFPFPPPVQRDVVIACFAIHNFIRKYNIYDEVFPEFEDDEEPSEENEQQNMQGVECGSQGIQFMNNLLDEIANQLFSNEQIVNN; from the exons ATGGATTTAGAAGACGAACTTGTGCTTATGCTCATTATATGTTGGTATTGGATGATAAATAATTTACAAAGAATTGAAAGGATTAGAGATAACACTTCGGCATTGAGTGGGCATGCGTATACTCAAGAATTATTAACCGGATCAAATACACAATGTCATGAAATGATGCGTCTTTCTCGTGATGCATATGTGTTGTTATGCAACCATTTTAAACAAAAAAATTGGTTGACAAGTAGTAGGACCATAAGTGTTGAAGAGAAGATGGCAATGTTTTTGATAACTTTAGGTCACAATGAAAGTTCTCGAGCGATTAAACGGAGATTCCAACACTCTACACAAACTATTCACAAATGTTTCCATGAAGTACGGCGTGCAATGATGAAATTTGCAAGGGAAATTATAGTGCCAACTTCCTCAGAAGCAACAACGAATATGTCACAACGCAATAGAAATCTAAGAGAAAAACTTCCG GGGGCGGTAGGTGCATTGGACGGAACACTTATACATGCAGTTGTACCACATAATCAACAAACTCGTTATAGAGGTAGAGGAAAAGGTGAATGTTATCAAAATGTCTTGGGAATATGTGATTTTGATATGATATTTACATTCGTCTGGGCCGGATGGGAGGGCATAGCACATGATGCTAGAGTTTTAACGGAAGTCGCTTATAACCCAACGTCTGGCTTTCCATTTCCTCCACCAG TACAAAGGGACGTTGTGATCGCGTGTTTTGCGATTCATAATTTTATTAGAAAATACAACATTTATGATGAAGTGTTTCCAGAATTTGAGGATGATGAGGAACCATCCGAAGAAAATGAGCAACAAAATATGCAAGGAGTTGAATGTGGTTCCCAAGGCATTCAATTTATGAACAATCTACTTGATGAAATTGCTAATCAACTCTTTTCAAATGAACAAATCGTTAACAATTAG